In Corvus cornix cornix isolate S_Up_H32 chromosome 28, ASM73873v5, whole genome shotgun sequence, one genomic interval encodes:
- the LOC109146244 gene encoding uncharacterized protein LOC109146244, with protein sequence MRPPTSSDSFSSRFLGQVLQLSFVKYPLKLLQKASACTGLVFPVEAIRSKLRPPSQSPTRPGLLARKRRGKLLRLLLSVTPTSIQNFLGYLPTDWGQSNMSKEIREALISPASKASKRKRDDVALEKQESCLVVLERDFPEDDSEDRTYEPSEVELDSDEYQSQNDTDLEEQGGIAMLEPSAVQGSVLPPEPGAEDPAVASSGEDAPDVASGDAWKPGAAGSSEDDSEQ encoded by the exons atGAGGCCACCCACCAGCAGTgattccttctccagcaggttCCTGGGCCAGGTCCTTCAGCTCAGCTTTGTCAAGTACCCG CTGAAGCTCCTTCAGAAAGCGTCCGCCTGTACTGGATTGGTGTTCCCTGTTGAGGCCATCAGAAGCAAACTCCGGCCCCCATCCCAGTCCCCCACCAGGCCTGGACTCCTGGCCAGGAAGCGCCGGGGGAAACTCTTGCGCCTCCTGCTCTCCGTGACTCCCACCAGCATCCAGAACTTCCTGGGCTACCTCCCCACAGACTGGGGCCAGAGCAACATGTCCAAGG AGATCCGGGAGGCTCTGATCAGCCCAGCCAGCAAAGCCAGCAAGAGGAAGAGGGATGATGTGGCTCTGGAGAAGCAGGAGTCCTGCTTGGTggtgctggagagggattttccAGAGGATGACTCTGAAGACCGCACGTATGAG ccctcGGAGGTGGAGTTGGACAGTGATGAGTACCAGTCCCAAAACGACACCGACCTGGAGGAGCAGGGTGGGATCGCCATGCTGGAGCCCTCGGCTGTCCAG ggctctgtgctgccccCAGAGCCGGGAGCAGAGGATCCAGCTGTGGCCAGCAGTGGGGAAGATGCTCCAGATGTGGCCAGTGGTGATGCCTGGAAGCCAGGAGCCGCTGGGAGCAGTGAGGATGACAGCGAGCAGTGA
- the LOC104696938 gene encoding C2 calcium-dependent domain-containing protein 4B-like: protein MSLWRGTLCPPALQARSSSDIFFHVVTPDRIPQFIIPSLDIHKKQRCSGKGAGQLEGTGQLEGTGQLEGTAWRNSWDPAGHDEHGSSSPCFNSSRSNPDPTAWAALSLPHLPKVTTPYGFVTLGRSPQVTSEEAFFHSGSGHPRGPAAGICPRWQEEPGCCRHPGIPGAEGDSGMGGSRRGHKQPSPRASGHKDDGNSATPAGLPVSRCARDIRVTAALEGQEAEKRDRRLLGEGCPRSGSSLELPAAAARKNLLQRILRRHLVHPRQLKPGHFTLH, encoded by the coding sequence ATGTCCCTCTGGCGGGGCACGCTCTGTCCCCCCGCGCTCCAGGCCAGGAGCTCCAGCGACATCTTCTTCCACGTGGTGACCCCCGACCGCATCCCGCAGTTCATTATCCCGTCCCTGGACATCCACAAGAAACAGAGATGCTCAGGCAAGGGGGCGGGACAGCtggaggggacagggcagctggaagggacaGGGCAGCTGGAGGGGACGGCTTGGAGGAACAGCTGGGACCCAGCGGGGCACGATGAGCACGGCTCTAGCTCACCCTGCTTTAACTCATCCCGCTCCAACCCAGACCCCACCGCTTgggcagctctgtccctgccccacCTCCCCAAGGTCACCACCCCGTACGGCTTTGTCACCCTGGGGCGGAGCCCGCAGGTCACCAGTGAGGAGGCGTTTTTTCACTCGGGCTCAGGCCACCCTCGGGGTCCCGCTGCCGGGATATGTCCCCGCTGGCAGGAGGAGCCGGGGTGCTGCAGACATCCCGGGATTCCTGGTGCTGAGGGAGACTCCGGGATGGGAGGCAGCCGGAGGGGCCACAAGCAGCCGAGTCCCCGTGCCAGCGGTCACAAGGATGACGGAAACAGCGCGACCCCAGCAGGGCTTCCCGTGTCCAGATGTGCCAGAGACATCCGAGTAACAGCGGCTCTGGAAGGCCAAGAGGCAGAGAAGAGGGACAGGAGGCTCCTGGGCGAGGGCTGTCCGAGGAGCGgctccagcctggagctccCCGCGGCCGCAGCCAGGAAGAACTTGCTGCAGAGGATCCTCAGGAGGCACCTTGTCCACCCGCGGCAGCTCAAGCCGGGGCATTTCACTCTCCACTGA